One region of Streptomyces subrutilus genomic DNA includes:
- a CDS encoding Lrp/AsnC family transcriptional regulator encodes MDTVDRQLIQALRENGRASYAELGRLVGLSGPSVTDRINRLESAGVITGYRATVNAASLGLGVTALIGLSMSDAADHEDVARRLRDLAEIEDCWFIAGDDSFMLKVRANDVDGLEKIIRRLSGTKGVSRTRTTIVLSTKWENRVGELPEEG; translated from the coding sequence ATGGACACGGTGGACAGGCAGCTCATCCAGGCACTTCGCGAGAACGGTCGTGCCTCGTACGCGGAGCTGGGCCGTCTCGTGGGCCTCTCCGGCCCCAGCGTCACCGACCGCATCAACCGGCTGGAGTCGGCCGGCGTCATCACCGGCTACCGCGCGACCGTCAACGCGGCCTCGCTGGGCCTCGGCGTCACCGCGCTGATCGGGCTCTCGATGTCCGACGCCGCCGACCACGAGGACGTCGCCCGGCGGCTGCGCGACCTGGCCGAGATCGAGGACTGCTGGTTCATCGCCGGTGACGACTCCTTCATGCTGAAGGTGCGCGCCAACGACGTGGACGGCCTGGAGAAGATCATCCGCCGGCTCTCCGGCACCAAGGGCGTCTCCCGCACCCGCACCACCATCGTGCTCTCCACGAAGTGGGAGAACCGGGTCGGGGAACTTCCCGAGGAAGGCTGA
- a CDS encoding UbiX family flavin prenyltransferase translates to MTERKRTPWVVGVSGASGTPYAAAVLRGLLAAGESVDLVVSRASRLTLLDETGIAFRDAHWREDLGEWLERGADGKPASFARPDLAGVRYWGAGDLAAGPSSGSYPVKGMLIVPASTACVAGVALGLSKDLLQRVASVTLKERRRLVVCVRETPLNGQTLKHLVALDEAGAVVLPASPAFYAGATHIQDLVDFVAGRVLDAAGVPHRLYRRWEGELGSSRPPEASGG, encoded by the coding sequence ATGACTGAGCGCAAGCGCACCCCGTGGGTGGTGGGGGTTTCCGGGGCTTCCGGGACCCCGTACGCGGCGGCGGTACTCCGCGGGCTGCTCGCGGCGGGGGAGAGCGTCGATCTGGTGGTGAGCCGGGCCTCGCGGCTCACCCTGCTGGACGAGACCGGGATCGCCTTCCGGGACGCGCACTGGCGGGAGGACCTGGGGGAGTGGCTGGAGCGCGGAGCGGACGGCAAGCCCGCGTCCTTCGCCCGGCCGGACCTGGCCGGTGTCCGCTACTGGGGCGCGGGGGACCTGGCGGCCGGACCGAGTTCGGGCTCGTACCCCGTCAAGGGGATGCTCATCGTCCCCGCCTCCACGGCGTGCGTGGCGGGGGTGGCGCTCGGGCTGTCGAAGGACCTGCTCCAGCGCGTGGCGAGCGTGACGCTCAAGGAGCGGCGCCGGCTGGTGGTGTGCGTGCGGGAGACCCCGCTGAACGGGCAGACGCTGAAGCACCTGGTGGCGCTGGACGAGGCGGGCGCGGTCGTGCTGCCCGCCTCTCCGGCGTTCTACGCGGGCGCGACGCACATCCAGGACCTGGTGGACTTCGTCGCGGGGCGGGTGCTGGACGCGGCAGGGGTGCCGCACCGGCTGTACCGCCGTTGGGAGGGGGAGCTGGGGAGCTCCCGGCCTCCCGAGGCGAGCGGTGGCTAG
- the mqnP gene encoding menaquinone biosynthesis prenyltransferase MqnP, whose amino-acid sequence MMTTADGVVGPGPAPEAGSKIKAFLRLVMIEHSVFALPFAYIAALTAMFRLDRTVHWGTLLLVTVCMVGLRTFAMAANRIIDREIDARNPRTAGRELVTGAVSVRSAWTGAGIALAVFLGAAALLNPLCLALAPVAVIPMVVYPYGKRFTNFPHAILGLAQAMGPVGAWLAVTGEWSWEAVVLGLAVGVWIGGFDLIFGSQDVAADRAEGVKSVPARFGVPAALWGARGAHVVATALLVWYALATDAGIFFWAGLLIVVCAFVYEHSIVTPHDLSRLNRAFFTVNGFIGIALFVCAVLDLAVRGLTF is encoded by the coding sequence ATGATGACCACCGCCGATGGAGTGGTCGGGCCCGGCCCCGCACCCGAGGCCGGCAGCAAGATCAAGGCGTTCCTGCGGCTCGTGATGATCGAACACTCGGTCTTCGCGCTGCCCTTCGCCTACATCGCCGCGCTCACCGCCATGTTCCGGCTCGACCGGACGGTGCACTGGGGCACGCTGCTGCTCGTCACCGTCTGCATGGTGGGCCTGCGGACCTTCGCGATGGCCGCCAACCGGATCATCGACCGCGAGATCGACGCCCGCAATCCGCGCACGGCCGGCCGCGAGCTGGTCACCGGAGCGGTGTCGGTGCGGTCCGCGTGGACCGGGGCGGGGATCGCGCTCGCCGTCTTCCTCGGCGCGGCCGCGCTGCTGAACCCGCTCTGCCTGGCCCTGGCGCCCGTCGCGGTGATACCGATGGTGGTCTACCCGTACGGCAAGCGGTTCACGAACTTCCCGCACGCCATCCTGGGCCTGGCCCAGGCGATGGGCCCGGTCGGGGCCTGGCTCGCGGTCACCGGCGAGTGGTCGTGGGAGGCGGTGGTCCTGGGGCTCGCGGTGGGCGTGTGGATCGGCGGCTTCGACCTGATCTTCGGCTCCCAGGACGTGGCCGCGGACCGGGCGGAGGGCGTCAAGTCCGTCCCGGCCCGCTTCGGCGTCCCGGCCGCCCTGTGGGGGGCCCGCGGCGCGCACGTCGTGGCCACGGCCCTGCTGGTCTGGTACGCCCTCGCCACGGACGCGGGGATCTTCTTCTGGGCGGGCCTGCTGATCGTGGTCTGCGCCTTCGTCTACGAGCACAGCATCGTGACGCCGCACGACCTGTCCCGCCTGAACCGCGCCTTCTTCACGGTCAACGGGTTCATCGGGATTGCCCTGTTCGTGTGCGCCGTGCTGGACCTGGCGGTCCGGGGCCTGACCTTTTAG